A single region of the Chrysoperla carnea chromosome 5, inChrCarn1.1, whole genome shotgun sequence genome encodes:
- the LOC123299557 gene encoding ubiquitin-protein ligase E3C: protein MYANFDGDFRRRPQQNLSGASSKLSRQEIIQKAQQERQKRETQRQQLRASLCIQSFYRSYLVRKRFKEEQRKIYNDLQKNYVAGTSLEPLITRILLFYDKSEDFDRLVWLCQNILKQKQELLQLILQNTSWRYRIQSLLNLSIKSLLLTKNNAILLRILDVFLSEQLCTNMEYSSIVAMFYTSLAKKDFFENMRQLLEQSTKIESNPTLFIELSNFVIRPVTLIRNFQNLETVSHYSELIFLSLCRSILSREFTETIKHIFIENMIKVQFPYKEFYYFLINYQSKIDLSVYLFYSVLKLVPNFANESHITINYYLQAISLLSENIRKNSKFEKLNYLNNFYTHDYDDDDDDMDVYEKISETDAPSMLMECVEMCNEESFVNNILICLSNHTIHEDIMNNIMNSLAQICFNLLTREENAVQKYKFLYMLAFKPTFLRSLWNAPDNKELVDGLQKGAHVLDIRYVPSACRLSTFFELFNLLLTTLHDDEFWSTDLAGERQSGVSSMPFSANELVNMCETLKQLVDGLIELTASTPRHSTMTLQTSSAYSNNENLMKFWYVLYKSAVKIITNLHQKDSRIQFCSENLWTKKNMFNFPTDFNRIEQVARVFAEIDVENKPPLTICETRWIQVLRDLPFLLPFTSRVLLFRALVNRLHRQHQDPDRTPFLLGPSVNISVRRSHIYEDAYLKLQDSDLRQKLRVQFVNAVGLEEAGIDGGGILREFLSELLTTCFDPNRGYFKLNRSNLLYPNPNVHKVEVDFSRHYYFIGKMLGKALYENIQVELPLAEFFLTKLVSKKFDVDFHYLASLDQVMYKNMLFLKNYQGNIQDLGLDFTIVNEELGETRVDELKPNGSNIPVTSTNRIEYIHLLADYKMNKQIRQQCLAFKEGLHSVIDLEYLQIFSNKELQLIISGADYDVDINDLKEHTNYSGDRTAEHPVIKIFWQIVESFDSLQKRQLLKFVTSCSRPPLLGFKELQPAFCIQLSDGTDRLPTASTCMNLLKIPAIPDPDVLRDRLLYAISQGAGFELS, encoded by the exons ATGTATGCAAATTTTGATGGAGATTTTCGTAGACGTCCGCAACAGAATTTATCTGGTGCTAGCAGTAAACTATCTCGCCAGGAAATAATACAAAAAGCCCAACAAGAACGACAAAAGCGTGAGACACAAAGACAACAATTACGGGCTTCATTGTGTATTCAATCGTTTTATCGAAGTTACTTGGTACGAAAACGGTTTAAAGAAGAACAAAggaaaatttataatgatttgcaaaaaaattatgtagctGGAACTAGTTTAGAACCATTAATAACtcgaatattattgttttacgaTAAATCTGAGGATTTTGATAGATTG gtaTGGCTTTGTCAAAATATACTGAAACAAAAACAAGAACTGTTACAATTAATACTACAAAATACTTCCTGGCGTTATCGAATTCAAAGTCTTTTAAACTTATCTATTAAATCATTGCTACTCACTAAAAACAATGCTATTTTACTTCGTATATTAGACGTATTTTTATCAGAACAATTATGTACCAACATGGAATACAGTTCGATTGTGGCAATGTTTTATACTTCGTTAGCTAAAAaag atTTCTTCGAAAATATGCGACAATTGTTAGAGCaatcaacaaaaattgaatcGAATCCAACATTATTTATTGAactatcaaattttgttatacgACCAGTAacattaataagaaattttcaaaatctagaGACTGTTTCACATTACTcggaattgatatttttatcctTATGTCGTAGCATATTGAGTAGAGAATTTACTGAAACgattaaacatatatttatagaaaatatgatCAAAGTTCAATTTCcgtataaagaattttattattttttaattaattatcagtcaaaaattgatttgtctgtctatttattttatagtgtaTTAAAATTAGTGCCCA attttgcgAATGAAAGtcatattacaattaattattatttacaagcaATTTCACTATTATCAgaaaatattcgtaaaaattcaaaatttgaaaaattaaattatttaaataatttttatacgcATGATTATGATGATGACGATGATGATATGGATGTGTATGAGAAGATATCTGAAACCGATGCACCAAGTATGCTTATGGAATGTGTTGAAATGTGTAATGAAGAATCATTTGTCAATAATATACTAATATGTTTAAGTAATCATACAATTCATGAAGATATCATGAATAATATCATGAATTCATTAGCTCAAATATGCTTCAATTTATTAACTAGAGAAGAAAATGctgtacaaaaatataa atttttatACATGTTGGCATTTAAACCGACATTTTTACGATCATTGTGGAACGCACCAGATAATAAAGAACTTGTGGATGGTTTACAGAAGGGAGCTCATGTACTTGATATACGATATGTCCCTTCTGCGTGTCGGCTATCAACGTTTTTCGAATTGTTTAATCTATTACTTACAACTCTtcatgatgatgaattttggtCTACTGATTTAG CGGGTGAAAGACAATCGGGTGTTAGCAGTATGCCTTTCAGTGCAAATGAATTAGTTAACATGTGTGAAACACTAAAACAATTAGTCGATGGTTTAATTGAATTGACTGCAAGTACACCGAGACATTCCACCATGACTTTACAAACTTCATCAGCTTATTCTAATA acgaaaatttaatgaaattttggtaCGTGCTTTATAAGAgtgctgtaaaaataattacaaatttacatCAAAAAGATTCCCGAATACAATTTTGTTCAGAAAATTTGTGGACGAAGaaaaatatgttcaattttCCAACAGATTTCAATCGAATTGAGCAAGTTGCTCGAGTGTTTGCTGAAATTGatg ttgaaaataaaCCACCTCTAACAATATGTGAAACCAGATGGATTCAAGTTTTACGAGATTTGCcatttttattaccatttacaTCACGTGTACTTTTATTTCGTGCTTTAGTTAATCGTTTACATCGACAACATCAAGATCCCGATAGAACACCATTTTTACTCGGTCCCAGTGTAAACATATCCGTTCGACGATCTCATATATATGAAGAcgcttatttaaaattacaagatTCCGATTTACGACAAAAATTACGTGTTCAATTTGTAAATGCCGTTGGCTTAGAAGAGGCTGGAATCGATGGCGGTGGAATATTACGTGAATTCTTATCAGAATTATTAACAACATGTTTTGATCCAAATCGtggctattttaaattaaatcgttCAAATTTATTGTATCCAAATCCGAATGTACATAAAGTTGAAGTAGATTTTTCgcgacattattattttatagggaAAATGTTAGGGAAAgcattatatgaaaatattcaagTTGAATTACCATTGGCTGAATTTTTCTTAACGAAATTAGTTTCTAAGAAATTTGATGTTGATTTTCATTATCTAGCTTCGTTAGATCAAgtgatgtataaaaatatgttgtttttaaaaaattatcaaggcAATATTCAAGATTTGGGTTTGGATTTTACAATTGTTAATGAAGAACTTGGTGAGACTAGG GTCGATGAATTAAAACCTAATGGTAGTAATATTCCTGTAACAAGTACAAATCGCATAGAATATATCCATCTTTTAGCTGATtataaaatgaacaaacaaaTTCGACAACAATGTTTAGCATTTAAGGAGGGCTTACATTCGGTTATAGATTtggaatatttacaaatattttcaaataaggaATTGCAATTAATTATTTCTGGTGCTGATTATGATGTAGACATCAATGATTTAAAAGAACACACTAATTATTCAG GGGATCGTACAGCAGAACAtccagtaataaaaatattttggcaaaTTGTTGAAAGTTTTGATAGCTTACAAAAAAgacaattgttaaaatttgtaacaaGTTGTAGTCGACCACCGTTACTTGGTTTTAAAGAATTGCAACCTGCATTTTGTATACAATTATCCGATGGGACCGATCGTTTACCAACAGCTAGTACATGTatgaatttacttaaaatacctGCCATTCCAGATCCAGATGTGTTACGTGATCGTTTACTGTATGCAATTAGTCAAGGCGCGGGTTTTGaacttagttaa